Genomic DNA from Candidatus Desulfatibia profunda:
CAGGCAGGCCGCAATTATACAAAGTACGGAATCCTCCAACCGCTTGGAGGGGATTACCGCTCCTCTGGAGCGCATTAAGGACCTGGTTGCCAAAAAAACGACCCCTCAAAATCGTTCTGAGCAGGAAATTGCCGGTTATCGGGATATTCTTAATACGATCCATGCTAACCATGCTGACATCCCCTTCACCACCGGCGTTGTGTTGCAGTTCCATCGAGACCTTTATCAATTCTTACCCGCTAATGGAGGCAAGTGGAAACCTGTAGACAACGAGATTACGGAAATCCAGCCTGATGGTACAAAGGCCGTCCGTTTTTATCCGGTTCCTGCTCACCAAACTCCAGACGCCATGGAGACACTTCACAGACAATTCGCTGAACTCCGGCAGGCGGGGGAGATCGATCCGCTTCTTCTCATTCCAACCTATGTTCTTGATTTTCTTTGCATTCATCCTTTTCTGGATGGAAATGGCCGTATGGCTAGACTCCTGACGCTTCTTTTGCTTTACAAGGCCGGTTATGAATTGGGCCGCTATATCAGCCTGGAGCAGATGATCGAGCAAACGAAAGAAGGTTATTATGATTCTCTATACACGTCTTCCCAGAGCTGGCACGAGATGCAGCATAACATTTTGCCCTGGTGGGAATACTTTCTGGGTGTCATGTTGTTCGGATCATATAAGGAGTTCGAACGCCGTGTAGGGCTGATTACGACAGGGCGGGGAACAAAAACGGTGATGGTATTGGATGCTATAAGGCATTTCAGGGGTGATTTTACGATACGCGAACTTCAGGAGAGTTGCCCTCATGTTGGAATCGACCTGATTCGAAGGATTCTAAGAGAACAAAAGACTATTGGAAAGCTTGAGTGTTTAGGCCGAGGACCCAATGCTAAATGGAGAAATAGGTAAAATACCTAATTAATAGGTATTGAACGTTTTTAAATACCTATATAACAGCTAATATCTCGAAAACATGGCATTTTATTGGACCAAAAATAGGACCATGATGCCGTTAATGGTATCATAAATGGATATTCTTCGCCCGGCAGGGTGTCAGTCTGCCATAAAGTGACCAAGTTACTGCACAAGTTCGTCGTGACCAGCGGGCAACTTGTACACTGCACAAGTGACCAAGTAAGAAAACCACGAATGAACACGAATACACGCGAAATACTATTGATTAGCGTTCATTCCCGTCTATTCGCGGTTCAAAGGAATCTTGTTGATGGGTAGTTCAAAAGGAAGCAGCAACCAGAAACAATTATTCAAAACAAAGATTGTCCCTGGCAAAGCAGGTTCCGGGAAACTCTTTGAAGAGGAATTTGTGGTGGATAAAAGGCCAGTGGAATGTCTGGGCATGACTTTCGAGAACGACGAAAAGCGCCGGGAGTATTTTCTCGAGAAGCTGCGCGACAAGCTCAAGGACCCGGAGTTCCGCAAAATTGAGGGGTTCCCTATTGGCGAGGACGAGGACATCCTGGCCCTGTCCGATCCTCCCTACTACACGGCCTGCCCGAACCCATTCATTGAGGATTTCATCAAGCAGTATGGCAAACCGTTTGACCCGGAGACGGATGATTACCGGCGGGAACCGTTTGCTGAAGACGTGAAGGCCAACAAACGACATGCCTTCTATATCGCTCATTCGTACCATACTAAGGTGCCGCACGAAGCCATTGTTAGATATGTTTTGCATTACACTCAACCGGGCGATGTCGTTCTCGATGGTTTCAGTGGTTCCGGGATGACGGGACTGGGTACTCTCGCTTGTGAAACCCCCGAGCCTGGCCTAAAGGCCGATGTCGAAAAGGAATTCTGGGCTGCAGGTGCAACACCATCTTGGGGTCATAGACCAACTATTCTTGTTGACCTGTCGCCGATGGCGGCGTTTATGGGCCACAACTATACCACGCACCGTTCAGCAGAGACGTTCAGGTCTGTTGCCAATAACATTCTGGCCGACCTTAGCGAGCAGTATTCATGGCTCTACAACGCCAGCCTTGATGCTATTTCTGCGGCCCGTAAAACGGCGAATTACTATGTCTGGTCGGATGTCTTTCTCTGCCCGCAGTGCGGAGACGAAATCCAATTCTGGCGCGACTGCGTTGACAAGAACACGGGCGAAATCGCGTCAATTTTCCATTGCCCATCATGTACTTCTGAACTATCTAAGCGTTCACTTGAGCTTGCGTTCTCATCGCAGTTCGATGAATTGCTAGACAAGGTTGTACCCCAGTCACGGAAAATTCCGGTCATGGTGAATGTGATGGACGGACGTTCCAAATCCATGCGAGATGTCCTGACAGACGATATCGAACTGGTGGATCGCATTGCAAACGAGGCAATCCATGATTGGGTGCCAGTAATGCGAATGCCAGAGGGGGAAGAATCACGACGTAACGATAAATTCGGCATTACCCACGTCCATCATTATTTCACAAAGCGAAATTTGCTTGCTCTTGCTAGGCTTTTTGCTCTCATCCGCCATGCCCCCCCTTTGATTCGTCTCCCATTATTGTTCATGGCAACGTCTACCTTCCGCGTTTTAACGATACGATCTTTGTTTTTACCAAGTGCCTATTTTTGTGGAGGAACAGGGCCATTCAAGCCCTCTTCATCGGGAACTCTATATATCCCTTCACTCACTGGTGAAAAGAATGTTGTGCTTGCATGGAAAGAAAGGATCACGCAGTTCTCGAGTCTGTTCGACGCAATCCCGGAATCATTTGCACCTCCGACCTGTTCGGCTCAGTCCTCAGGTGACCTACGACAGATACCAAACTCATCGATTGATTACGTATTCGTAGACCCGCCATTTGGTCGGAACATCATGTATTCTGAACTCAATGTGCTGTGGGAGACATGGCTACGGGTCCAGACAAACGCAGGACCAGAAGCAATCGAGAATTCGGTTCAAGCCAAAGGACTGCTTGATTACGAGCATTTGATGCAGAAGTGTTTTGAGGAGTTTTACCGGGTGCTGAAGCCAGGTCGCTGGATGACTGTCATTTTTCATAATTCATCAAATGCAGTATGGAACGCACTTCAGACAGCTGTACAGCAGAGCGGCTTTACCGTGGCCGATGTAAGCACCCTGGATAGGAAACAAGGGACATTTGTTCAATACACTGCGGCCGGTTCTGTTAAGCAAGATCTTGTTATTTCAGCTTATAAGCCGAATGGAGGTTTTGCAGAACGCTTTGAGAGTGAGGCTGGAACCGAAGACGGTGTCTGGGATTTTGTCCGTACACACCTTAATCAACTCCCGGTCTTTGTTTCAAAAAACGGCCAGGCCGAGATCATCGCGGAGCGTCAGCACTTTCTGCTCTTTGACCGCATGGTGGCTTTCCACGTCCAGCGTGGCGTGACGATTCCATTATCGGCTGCTGAGTTTTACGCGGGACTGGAACTACGCTTC
This window encodes:
- a CDS encoding Fic family protein, with product MKSLNSEYLPKQPITHNLLQTIRRIAEYKGKQDLYKEQSPQVLETLRQAAIIQSTESSNRLEGITAPLERIKDLVAKKTTPQNRSEQEIAGYRDILNTIHANHADIPFTTGVVLQFHRDLYQFLPANGGKWKPVDNEITEIQPDGTKAVRFYPVPAHQTPDAMETLHRQFAELRQAGEIDPLLLIPTYVLDFLCIHPFLDGNGRMARLLTLLLLYKAGYELGRYISLEQMIEQTKEGYYDSLYTSSQSWHEMQHNILPWWEYFLGVMLFGSYKEFERRVGLITTGRGTKTVMVLDAIRHFRGDFTIRELQESCPHVGIDLIRRILREQKTIGKLECLGRGPNAKWRNR
- a CDS encoding DNA methylase → MGSSKGSSNQKQLFKTKIVPGKAGSGKLFEEEFVVDKRPVECLGMTFENDEKRREYFLEKLRDKLKDPEFRKIEGFPIGEDEDILALSDPPYYTACPNPFIEDFIKQYGKPFDPETDDYRREPFAEDVKANKRHAFYIAHSYHTKVPHEAIVRYVLHYTQPGDVVLDGFSGSGMTGLGTLACETPEPGLKADVEKEFWAAGATPSWGHRPTILVDLSPMAAFMGHNYTTHRSAETFRSVANNILADLSEQYSWLYNASLDAISAARKTANYYVWSDVFLCPQCGDEIQFWRDCVDKNTGEIASIFHCPSCTSELSKRSLELAFSSQFDELLDKVVPQSRKIPVMVNVMDGRSKSMRDVLTDDIELVDRIANEAIHDWVPVMRMPEGEESRRNDKFGITHVHHYFTKRNLLALARLFALIRHAPPLIRLPLLFMATSTFRVLTIRSLFLPSAYFCGGTGPFKPSSSGTLYIPSLTGEKNVVLAWKERITQFSSLFDAIPESFAPPTCSAQSSGDLRQIPNSSIDYVFVDPPFGRNIMYSELNVLWETWLRVQTNAGPEAIENSVQAKGLLDYEHLMQKCFEEFYRVLKPGRWMTVIFHNSSNAVWNALQTAVQQSGFTVADVSTLDRKQGTFVQYTAAGSVKQDLVISAYKPNGGFAERFESEAGTEDGVWDFVRTHLNQLPVFVSKNGQAEIIAERQHFLLFDRMVAFHVQRGVTIPLSAAEFYAGLELRFPPRDGMYFMTDQAAEYDKKRMTVKEILQLQLFVTDEASSIQWLKQQLTKKPQTFQDIHPQFLKEIGGWQKHEKPLELSELLRENFLLYDGNGEVPSQIHSYLSSNFKELRNLTKDDPALRAKGKDRWYVPDPNNAGDLEKLREKALLKEFQGYTERTKKFKRNEKFRMEAIRAGFKKAWQERDYATIIAVARKIPEKILQEDPKLLMWYDQALT